In Solanum pennellii chromosome 3, SPENNV200, a single window of DNA contains:
- the LOC107013357 gene encoding uncharacterized protein LOC107013357, with amino-acid sequence MEHAKSNVRGTHEHGYAVLNAYQYMLEVANSGSKTTLLLDENGRFQYFFVSYAAWIISFQEMRKVIAVDDTFLRSKYGGNLLSAVAQDAENHIFPVAFCVVDKECDASYEFFFQNMSSFVDDIDELCIISDRHLSIRKMVSRIYRASHYGCCMRHLEENIRNNFHNSKVVSHFYKAAKTYDICEFNDHFNQIRDLVPKAAEALERIEFHTWSRAFCPENRYNIMTSNIAKSVNAMFDVEREFPIVALFDEINRRFALLFHHRRMELVHSTNRFVPSIEKDISEYVNAGNKLLSHQIANYKFSVTGHGDVVIVDLQRKTCTCRISDLDKIPYPHAMTTIRSQHGDDFGNQIYLYSSPYYSVEKYIIAYFQEVHPVPTEDSWIVPLDIIQREIPPPYVDASIPGRRTYKRRRGVGESFPTRKNKCSVCRDFGHKKLHAQIKMDHKKC; translated from the exons ATGGAGCATGCTAAGTCTAATGTTAGGGGAACACATGAGCACGGGTATGCAGTGCTTAATGCGTACCAGTATATGCTTGAAGTTGCAAATTCAGGAAGCAAGACGACATTGTTGCTCGATGAAAATGGGAGGTTCCAGTACTTCTTTGTATCATATGCTGCTTGGATAATTAGTtttcaagaaatgagaaaagtaaTAGCCGTTGATGACACATTTCTAAGGAGCAAGTATGGAGGAAATCTGCTATCGGCGGTGGCACAAGATGCCGAGAATCATATATTTCCAGTGGCTTTCTGTGTCGTGGACAAGGAATGTGATGCctcatatgaatttttttttcaaaatatgagtAGCTTTGTAGATGATATTGATGAGTTGTGCATTATCTCTGATAGGCATTTAAGTATTCGAAAGATGGTTTCGAGAATCTACCGTGCATCTCATTATGGTTGTTGCATGAGACACCTCGAGGAAAATATTCGAAATAACTTTCACAATTCAAAGGTAGTGTCCCATTTTTATAAAGCAGCAAAGACGTACGATATATGTGAGTTCAATGaccatttcaatcaaataagagATTTGGTACCAAAGGCCGCTGAAGCTCTTGAACGTATTGAATTTCACACATGGAGTAGGGCATTTTGCCCGGAAAATAG ATATAACATTATGACGTCAAACATCGCGAAATCGGTGAATGCTATGTTTGATGTTGAAAGAGAATTTCCCATTGTCgctctatttgatgaaataaataggAGATTTGCATTGTTATTTCACCATAGGCGTATGGAACTGGTTCACTCCACAAATAGATTTGTTCCTTCAATTGAAAAAGACATATCAGAGTATGTCAACGCAGGCAACAAGTTATTGTCCCATCAAATCGCTAACTACAAGTTCAGTGTCACTGGTCATGGAGATGTTGTTATTGTGGATCTACAAAGAAAAACTTGTACTTGTAGAATTTCTGATTTGGACAAAATACCTTATCCACATGCCATGACAACGATTCGATCCCAACATGGTGATGATTTTGGAAATCAGATTTACCTGTACTCCTCTCCATATTATTCAgtggaaaaatacataattgcATATTTTCAGGAAGTTCACCCGGTGCCAACTGAAGATTCTTGGATTGTCCCTTTGGATATCATACAGAGAGAAATACCTCCTCCATATGTTGATGCAAGTATACCCGGAAGAAGGACATATAAGAGACGGCGTGGAGTTGGTGAATCATttccaacaagaaaaaataagtgttCAGTATGTAGGGACTTTGGCCACAAAAAACTACATGCCCAAATCAAAATGGACCATAAGAAGTGTTAA
- the LOC114076573 gene encoding uncharacterized protein LOC114076573 isoform X1: protein MLEDIRHKMMDRHGDMIKFADTWISDISPMARLILEENKEIGKALRVNWNHDIGFEIQEGEYRHIIDMTKKTCSCRLWQLRGIPCQHVVCALYHIGQEPEDYVEHWYKKDTFLSAYKYFLQPISNMVMWPDTNNPPVEPPEVKPMPGRPGRCRRKDKDEPRKKKWGKTSKNGVKMSCSKCHQVGHNKRTCISVVSTFVFLLNFNQFYTSNCVSLQPSEQPTQQPARPFQQPPVRQPSQPPVRQPSTGNASSLCADTSKVKGRKKKQSTARASSSSVAWTSSSSVGMPPPSSVGRPPTSLVGMQPAASVGRKRTRDVGFGVYTDIQSGRQVINPGRSSERVISSGTGVAFKDASQTNVDLGFKPPSLKWKGKDAMTGNQLQQLSKKKVQSKSKGKWVP from the exons ATGCTTGAAGATATTAGGCATAAAATGATGGATAGGCATGGAGATATGATTAAGTTTGCAGATACTTGGATCAGTGACATTTCACCTATGGCAAGACtgattttagaagaaaataaagagattGGCAAGGCACTAAGGGTGAATTGGAATCATGACATTGGATTTGAAATCCAAGAAGGAGAGTATAGACACATAATTGATATGACTAAAAAGACATGTAGCTGTAGGTTGTGGCAGTTGAGGGGCATACCTTGCCAACATGTAGTTTGTGCCTTATATCATATTGGGCAAGAACCAGAAGATTATGTGGAACATTGGTACAAAAAAGATACATTTCTAAGTGCATATAAGTACTTTTTACAACCCATTTCCAATATGGTAATGTGGCCTGACACCAATAACCCACCAGTTGAGCCTCCTGAAGTGAAGCCAATGCCTGGAAGACCAGGTAGATGTAGAAGAAAAGATAAAGATGAACCAAGAAAAAAGAAGTGGGGAAAAACATCAAAGAATGGAGTGAAGATGTCATGTTCCAAATGCCATCAAGTTGGGCATAACAAAAGAACTTGTATATCAGTGGTAAGTacttttgtctttcttttaaattttaatcagtTTTATACTTCTAATTGTGTGTCTTTACAGCCTTCTGAACAACCCACACAACAGCCTGCAAGGCCCTTTCAACAACCACCAGTGAGGCAGCCTTCACAACCACCAGTGAGGCAGCCTAGCACTGGAAATGCCTCTTCTTTATGTGCAGATACTTCAAAGGTTAAAGGAAGGAAAAAGAAGCAGTCAACTGCAAGGGCATCATCTTCTTCAGTTGCATGGACATCATCTTCTTCAGTTGGAATGCCACCACCTTCTTCAGTTGGAAGGCCACCAACTTCTTTAGTTGGAATGCAACCAGCTGCTTCAGTTGGAAGGAAAAGAACAAGAGATGTGGGATTTGGTGTTTACACAGACATACAATCTGGAAGACAAGTGATTAAC CCAGGAAGATCAAGTGAAAGAGTTATCTCAAGTGGAACAGGGGTGGCATTTAAAGATGCATCACAAACAAATGTTGATCTTGGATTCAAGCCACCTAGTTTAAAATGGAAAGGAAAAGATGCAATGACTGGAAATCAACTTCAACAATTGTCAAAGAAAAAGGTGCAAAGCAAATCCAAGGGAAAGTGGGTTCCATAA
- the LOC114076573 gene encoding uncharacterized protein LOC114076573 isoform X2, which translates to MLEDIRHKMMDRHGDMIKFADTWISDISPMARLILEENKEIGKALRVNWNHDIGFEIQEGEYRHIIDMTKKTCSCRLWQLRGIPCQHVVCALYHIGQEPEDYVEHWYKKDTFLSAYKYFLQPISNMVMWPDTNNPPVEPPEVKPMPGRPGRCRRKDKDEPRKKKWGKTSKNGVKMSCSKCHQVGHNKRTCISVPSEQPTQQPARPFQQPPVRQPSQPPVRQPSTGNASSLCADTSKVKGRKKKQSTARASSSSVAWTSSSSVGMPPPSSVGRPPTSLVGMQPAASVGRKRTRDVGFGVYTDIQSGRQVINPGRSSERVISSGTGVAFKDASQTNVDLGFKPPSLKWKGKDAMTGNQLQQLSKKKVQSKSKGKWVP; encoded by the exons ATGCTTGAAGATATTAGGCATAAAATGATGGATAGGCATGGAGATATGATTAAGTTTGCAGATACTTGGATCAGTGACATTTCACCTATGGCAAGACtgattttagaagaaaataaagagattGGCAAGGCACTAAGGGTGAATTGGAATCATGACATTGGATTTGAAATCCAAGAAGGAGAGTATAGACACATAATTGATATGACTAAAAAGACATGTAGCTGTAGGTTGTGGCAGTTGAGGGGCATACCTTGCCAACATGTAGTTTGTGCCTTATATCATATTGGGCAAGAACCAGAAGATTATGTGGAACATTGGTACAAAAAAGATACATTTCTAAGTGCATATAAGTACTTTTTACAACCCATTTCCAATATGGTAATGTGGCCTGACACCAATAACCCACCAGTTGAGCCTCCTGAAGTGAAGCCAATGCCTGGAAGACCAGGTAGATGTAGAAGAAAAGATAAAGATGAACCAAGAAAAAAGAAGTGGGGAAAAACATCAAAGAATGGAGTGAAGATGTCATGTTCCAAATGCCATCAAGTTGGGCATAACAAAAGAACTTGTATATCAGTG CCTTCTGAACAACCCACACAACAGCCTGCAAGGCCCTTTCAACAACCACCAGTGAGGCAGCCTTCACAACCACCAGTGAGGCAGCCTAGCACTGGAAATGCCTCTTCTTTATGTGCAGATACTTCAAAGGTTAAAGGAAGGAAAAAGAAGCAGTCAACTGCAAGGGCATCATCTTCTTCAGTTGCATGGACATCATCTTCTTCAGTTGGAATGCCACCACCTTCTTCAGTTGGAAGGCCACCAACTTCTTTAGTTGGAATGCAACCAGCTGCTTCAGTTGGAAGGAAAAGAACAAGAGATGTGGGATTTGGTGTTTACACAGACATACAATCTGGAAGACAAGTGATTAAC CCAGGAAGATCAAGTGAAAGAGTTATCTCAAGTGGAACAGGGGTGGCATTTAAAGATGCATCACAAACAAATGTTGATCTTGGATTCAAGCCACCTAGTTTAAAATGGAAAGGAAAAGATGCAATGACTGGAAATCAACTTCAACAATTGTCAAAGAAAAAGGTGCAAAGCAAATCCAAGGGAAAGTGGGTTCCATAA
- the LOC114076581 gene encoding uncharacterized protein LOC114076581 isoform X1 encodes MTKKTCSCRLWQLRGIPCQHAVCALYHIGQEPEDYVEHWYKKDTFLSAYKYFLQPISNMVMWPDTNNPPVEPPEVKPMPGRPGRCRRKDKDEPRKKKWGKTSKNGVKMSCSKCHQVGHNKRTCISVVSTFVFLLNFNQFYTSNCVSLQPSEQPTQQPARPFQQPPVRQPSTGNASSLCADTSKVKGRKKKQSTARASSSSVAWTSSSSVGMPPPSSVGRPPTSLVGTQPAASVGRKRTRDVGFGVYTDIQSGRQVINPGRSSERVISSGTGVAFKDASQTNVDLGFKPPSLKWKGKDAMTGNQLQQLSKKKVQSKSKGKWVP; translated from the exons ATGACTAAAAAGACATGTAGCTGTAGGTTGTGGCAGTTGAGGGGCATACCTTGCCAACATGCAGTTTGTGCCTTATATCATATTGGGCAAGAACCAGAAGATTATGTGGAACATTGGTACAAAAAAGATACATTTCTAAGTGCATATAAGTACTTTTTACAACCCATTTCCAATATGGTAATGTGGCCTGACACCAATAACCCACCAGTTGAGCCTCCTGAAGTGAAGCCAATGCCTGGAAGACCAGGTAGATGTAGAAGAAAAGATAAAGATGAACCAAGAAAAAAGAAGTGGGGAAAAACATCAAAGAATGGAGTGAAGATGTCATGTTCCAAATGCCATCAAGTTGGGCATAACAAAAGAACTTGTATATCAGTGGTAAGTacttttgtctttcttttaaattttaatcagtTTTATACTTCTAATTGTGTGTCTTTACAGCCTTCTGAACAACCCACACAACAGCCTGCAAGGCCCTTTCAACAACCACCAGTGAGGCAGCCTAGCACTGGAAATGCCTCTTCTTTATGTGCAGATACTTCAAAGGTTAAAGGAAGGAAAAAGAAGCAGTCAACTGCAAGGGCATCATCTTCTTCAGTTGCATGGACATCATCTTCTTCAGTTGGAATGCCACCACCTTCTTCAGTTGGAAGGCCACCAACTTCTTTAGTTGGAACGCAACCAGCTGCTTCAGTTGGAAGGAAAAGAACAAGAGATGTGGGATTTGGTGTTTACACAGACATACAATCTGGAAGACAAGTGATTAAC CCAGGAAGATCAAGTGAAAGAGTTATCTCAAGTGGAACAGGGGTGGCATTTAAAGATGCATCACAAACAAATGTTGATCTTGGATTCAAGCCACCTAGTTTAAAATGGAAAGGAAAAGATGCAATGACTGGAAATCAACTTCAACAATTGTCAAAGAAAAAGGTGCAAAGCAAATCCAAGGGAAAGTGGGTTCCATAA
- the LOC114076581 gene encoding uncharacterized protein LOC114076581 isoform X2, with amino-acid sequence MTKKTCSCRLWQLRGIPCQHAVCALYHIGQEPEDYVEHWYKKDTFLSAYKYFLQPISNMVMWPDTNNPPVEPPEVKPMPGRPGRCRRKDKDEPRKKKWGKTSKNGVKMSCSKCHQVGHNKRTCISVPSEQPTQQPARPFQQPPVRQPSTGNASSLCADTSKVKGRKKKQSTARASSSSVAWTSSSSVGMPPPSSVGRPPTSLVGTQPAASVGRKRTRDVGFGVYTDIQSGRQVINPGRSSERVISSGTGVAFKDASQTNVDLGFKPPSLKWKGKDAMTGNQLQQLSKKKVQSKSKGKWVP; translated from the exons ATGACTAAAAAGACATGTAGCTGTAGGTTGTGGCAGTTGAGGGGCATACCTTGCCAACATGCAGTTTGTGCCTTATATCATATTGGGCAAGAACCAGAAGATTATGTGGAACATTGGTACAAAAAAGATACATTTCTAAGTGCATATAAGTACTTTTTACAACCCATTTCCAATATGGTAATGTGGCCTGACACCAATAACCCACCAGTTGAGCCTCCTGAAGTGAAGCCAATGCCTGGAAGACCAGGTAGATGTAGAAGAAAAGATAAAGATGAACCAAGAAAAAAGAAGTGGGGAAAAACATCAAAGAATGGAGTGAAGATGTCATGTTCCAAATGCCATCAAGTTGGGCATAACAAAAGAACTTGTATATCAGTG CCTTCTGAACAACCCACACAACAGCCTGCAAGGCCCTTTCAACAACCACCAGTGAGGCAGCCTAGCACTGGAAATGCCTCTTCTTTATGTGCAGATACTTCAAAGGTTAAAGGAAGGAAAAAGAAGCAGTCAACTGCAAGGGCATCATCTTCTTCAGTTGCATGGACATCATCTTCTTCAGTTGGAATGCCACCACCTTCTTCAGTTGGAAGGCCACCAACTTCTTTAGTTGGAACGCAACCAGCTGCTTCAGTTGGAAGGAAAAGAACAAGAGATGTGGGATTTGGTGTTTACACAGACATACAATCTGGAAGACAAGTGATTAAC CCAGGAAGATCAAGTGAAAGAGTTATCTCAAGTGGAACAGGGGTGGCATTTAAAGATGCATCACAAACAAATGTTGATCTTGGATTCAAGCCACCTAGTTTAAAATGGAAAGGAAAAGATGCAATGACTGGAAATCAACTTCAACAATTGTCAAAGAAAAAGGTGCAAAGCAAATCCAAGGGAAAGTGGGTTCCATAA